A stretch of DNA from Planococcus antarcticus DSM 14505:
TTGAGCAGGATTACATGACCTATGCAACGGCCATTCAGTACAAAACGAAAATGGATGCGGAATTGGAACCCATCAGCGATTTGATTGAAAAGATCCGGATGGTCAAGACGCCCGAGGAAGTTTCTATCCTGAAAGCTGCCGCTAAAATCGCGGATGATGCCTTTGAACATATTTGTGGGTTTATTCGTCCGGGGCTGAAAGAACTGGAAGTTTCCAATGAGCTCGAGTTTTTCATGAGAAAGCAAGGAGCGACTTCATCGAGTTTTGATATCATTGTTGCTTCAGGACTTCGCTCAGCGCTGCCGCATGGCGTAGCGTCGGATAAGGTCATTGAAAAAGGCGACATGATTACCTTGGATTACGGAGCCCTTTATAACGGTTATATCTCTGATATTACGCGCACGGTGGCTGTTGGTGAACCATCAGCGCAGATGAAGGAAATTTATGATATTGTATTGAAAGCACAGGAATTGGGCGTGGAAAAAATCGGACCGGGCATGAGTGGCATCGAAGCGGACGCCATTGCGCGTGACTTCATCAAATCTAAAGGTTATGGCGAAGCATTTGGGCATTCTACGGGGCACGGTATCGGTTTGGAAGTCCACGAAAGTCCCGGCCTGTCATTCAGATCGGAAACGGTTTTGGAGCCGGGCATGGCTGTAACGGTGGAACCAGGAATTTATCTTCCGGGAATTGGCGGAGTGCGCATTGAAGATGATATACTGATAACCGAGTCAGGAAATGAACGGTTGACTAACTCCACAAAAGAGCTACGCATTTTATAACAAACGGAGGAACTATTATGATTTCAGTAAACGATTTTAAAACAGGTGTCACAATTGAAGTAGACGGCGGAATTTGGCGCGTTATAGAATTCCAGCATGTAAAACCGGGTAAAGGTGCAGCATTTGTGCGATCAAAACTTCGCAATCTGCGTACTGGCAGTGTCACTGAAAAGACATTCCGTGCGGGTGAAAAAGTAGCCAAAGCACAAATTGACAATAGTAAAATGCAATATTTATATGCTAATGGAGATATGCATGCATTTATGGATATGGAGACTTTCGATCAAATCGAATTGCCTGAAAAAAACATTGAATACGAATTGAAGTTTCTTCAGGAAAACATGGAAGTCCAGGTAATCCAGTTCCAAGGCGAAGTGTTAGGCGTTGAATTGCCGAACACAGTTGTCCTTGAGGTGGTCGAAACAGATCCAGGCATCAAAGGCGACACAGCAAGCGGCGGTTCAAAACCAGCGAAGCTGTCAACCGGCTTGTCTGTCCAAGTACCATTCTTCATCAATGAAGGCGATCATTTAATCGTCAACACAACCGACTCTTCATACGTGTCACGAGCTCAATAATATGTAGGAGGCCTCTATTTTAGAGGCCTTTTTTTAAAAAGTTGGCTTAGCTATTTCAAAATAGCCTGAAAAAGTCTAAAATAGAATAGAAATCAGTTAAATATATATTAGGGGAGTAGGATGAATATGAAAATTCAAGAAATCCGTGAAATTATCAAATTGGTAGATGGGTCATCAATTGAAGAATTCTCTTACGAATTTGAAGGCGTCAAAGTCAAAATGAAAAAAAATGGTTCGGGCAATGCTCGGCAAACTGGCAGCTCTTCTGTCCAAGCACCTCAAGCTTTAAAAACAGTAGAAGCACCAAGTGCACCAGCACCAACAAAGGAATCAGAAGCAGAGAGATTGGTATCACAGGAAACGCCGGAAATCCCGGTTGATAACGACTCTGAGTACCACAAAATTCTTTCGCCGATGGTTGGCACATTTTATGAGTCTCCAACTCCTGATGAGGCAGCTTATGTTCAGCCAGGAACAAAGGTCACTTCCGATCAAGTGGTCTGCATCGTCGAAGCGATGAAGTTATTCAATGAAATCGAAGCTGAAGTGGATGGGGAAATTGCTGAAATTCTTGTAAAAGATGGTCAGCTGGTTGAATACGGCCAGCCTTTATTCCTTGTGAAAGCAAACTGAGGAAAGGGGAGATGACGATGAAGAAAGTATTGATTGCAAACCGTGGAGAAATTGCGGTCCGGATCATCCGTGCCTGTAAAGAAATGGATATCGAGACGGTAGCTGTATATTCAGAAGCCGATAAAGAAGCGCTTCATGTCGAACTTGCGGATGAAGCTTATTGCATCGGTCCGAAATTATCAAAAGACAGCTATTTGAACTTTTCCAATATTATATCAGTGGCCAAATTGACAAATTGTGACGGCATCCATCCGGGGTACGGATTCCTGGCAGAAAACGCCAGCTTTGCTGAACTTTGTGAAGCCTGTGACATTATGTTCATCGGTCCGACTGCAGATGCGATTTCACGTATGGGCACGAAAGATGTTGCGCGTGAAACGATGCGGAAAGCAGGAGTGCCTGTCGTTCCAGGTTCGACCGGTATTGTTGCCAGTGAAGAAGATGGGCTGCGCATTGCCGATGAACTCGGATTTCCGGTCATTATCAAAGCGACCGCTGGCGGTGGTGGAAAAGGAATCCGTGTAGCACATACGCGCGAGGATTTCATCAAAGGCCTGAACATGACACAGAAAGAAGCGGCAGCGGCTTTCGGCAATCCAGGTGTCTATATCGAGAAATTCATCGAGGATTTCCGCCATATCGAAATTCAAGTACTTGCCGATTCCCATGGCAACGCCATTCATTTAGGCGAGCGTGATTGTTCCATCCAGCGCCGCATGCAAAAACTGGTCGAAGAAGCGCCATCACCGGCTCTGTCGCCAGAATTGCGCGCAGAAATGGGCGATGCCGCGGTCAAAGCGGCTTTGTCTGTCGATTACCGTGGAGCAGGGACAGTGGAATTCATCTTTGACGCCGTCAACCAAAAATTCTATTTTATGGAAATGAACACCCGCATCCAGGTAGAACATCCGGTTACTGAAATGATTACAGGAATTGACTTGATCCAACAACAATTGAAGGTTGCTTCGGGCGAAACACTTGCCTATAAACAGGAAGATGTAACTTTTAAAGGCTGGTCGATCGAATGCCGCATCAATGCGGAAAATCCGGCCAAGAATTTCATGCCTTCAGCTGGGAAAATTGACATGTACCTGCCCCCGGGCGGTATGGGTGTAAGAATTGATTCCGCTATGTATTCAGGGTATACGATTCCGCCCTATTATGATTCCATGGTGGCGAAACTGATTACGTTCGCAGATACGCGCGAAGAAGCGATCGCAAAAATGAAGCGCGCTTTGGATGAGTTCGTCATCGAAGGAGTGTTTACGACGATTCCATTCCATTTGAAATTAATGGATCACGAAGTATTCAAGTCAGGCGATTTTAATACGAAATTCCTTGAAAAATACGATGTACTGGGATCATAAGGAGGAGCTTTTCAAATGGCAGAAAAAACAGCACCTTACGTACGCATGAAATCACTTGGAGCACAGGATTTAGGCAATATCGAAGTGGCTCCGGAAGTGTTGGAAATCATCGCAAGCATCGCTGCAACAGACATTGAAGGTGTTGCCAGCATGCGTGGCAATTTTGCATCCGGCGTTGTCGAGCGTTTGGGGAAAAAGGTTCACGGCAAAGGCATCAAAACCGACTTGTCTGAAGAAGGACTGGCGATTGATGTTTATTGTGTCATCAATTACGGTGTTTCCATTCCGAAGACTGCTTTAAAGATTCAAGAACAGGTACGGCAGACACTTGAAAATATGACTTCACTTCAAACACAGGAAGTGAATGTCCATATTACCGGTGTCAATTTCGAGCCTCAAGCAGCAGAATAAGCAGTGAGGCTGTCCTGAAGACCAAACAATGGCTTCGGGACAGCCTCTTCTTTGTTTTTAACGGTTGAATCCAAAATGTTTCTGCGTTAGAACACAAAGCACAAAAGGCGCCAATGACCTATTGACCGAACATTTCAAACATGGAAGTTCAGCCGGAATACCTGTATAATGAAGGGTAATTAGCTGTGAAAAGGAGATCGGATATATTATGAAACGACACGAAGCACGCGAAAAAGCGCTTCAGACCTTATTTCAATTAGAAGGCACTGAACTGACCATCGATGAAGCCATGGACCATGTAATGGCTGGAGAAAATGACAATTTCTATAGTTTGCTAGTGCAGGGCACCCATGCCAATGTGGCAGAGATCGATGAAAAACTGGTCGGTCACCTAGAAAACTGGTCGTTGGAGAGGTTGCCGAAGATTGAACGAACGATTCTTCGCATGGCCATCTTTGAACTGAACTATATGGAGGATGCGCCATCACGCGTCATCATGAACGAAGCGATTGAACTGAGCAAAACATTCGGAGACGATAAATCCAGCCGCTTCGTCAATGGTGTCCTCTCGAAATTCACAGACGAAACAGCAAATTAATTGGAGGGGTTTACATGACTGCAAAATTGATTGATGGAAAAGCGGTAAGCCAGAAAATTAAAATACAAGTAAAAGAACGCGTGGAAAAATTAGCGCAGCAGGGCATCATCCCAGGGCTTGCCGTCGTGCTAGTTGGGGAAAACTCTGCCTCCCTTACATATGTGAAAAATAAGAAAAAGACCTGTGAAGCACTGGGCATGCGATCTGACCTTCACCAGTTTCCCGATTCACTGACCGAACAGGAACTGCTTACGAAAATTGATGAGTTGAATAAGGATCCGCATATCCACGGCATTCTTGTGCAATTACCACTACCGAAGCAAATCGACGAATTTGAGGTCATTTCGGCGATTAGCCCCGAAAAAGATGTCGATGGATTCCATCCGATTTCAGTCGGCAATATGATGATTGGCAAAGAGGCCTTTCTGCCGTGCACACCGCGTGGCATCATGGAATTGCTGGCTCATTACGGCATTGATCCGGCGGGCAAGCATGCAGTGGTAATCGGTCGCAGCAATATCGTCGGCAAGCCGATTGGACAGTTGCTGCTTCAAAGGGATGCGACCGTGACTTATTGCCACTCCAAAACCAAGGATTTGGCGAATTTTACAGTCCAGGCGGATATCCTGATCGCAGCCATCGGCAGAGCAAAATTCATCGATCATACGTTCATCAAACCGGGTGCAGTCATCGTTGATGTCGGCATGAACCGGGACAACAGCGGCAAATTATGCGGAGATGTCGATTTTGAGGATGTCCAGGAAACGGCTGGCTTCGTGACGCCGGTACCAGGCGGCGTTGGACCGATGACCATTGCGATGCTGATGGGAAATACACTGCAATCAGCTGAAAAAGGGTTATCAAAGACAAAATAGATATAAGCATGTAAAATAAGGAACAATAGGGCTGTTTTTCGAAAGAAAGACAGCTTTTTAAATTCACAGATAGGGGTTGAAAGTGTGTCAACCGACCCGTACTTAAGTGTCAAAGCGTTAACCAAATACATAAAGAAGAAATTTGATGCCGATCCCCACCTCCGCGAC
This window harbors:
- a CDS encoding M24 family metallopeptidase is translated as MNTLKLQKLRTEMKRREVGAILVTSPFNLRYITEFTGTAGLAIITPERAIFITDFRYTEQANDQIKEFEVVQAEKNLMDQAVQTIKSLGIQTLAFEQDYMTYATAIQYKTKMDAELEPISDLIEKIRMVKTPEEVSILKAAAKIADDAFEHICGFIRPGLKELEVSNELEFFMRKQGATSSSFDIIVASGLRSALPHGVASDKVIEKGDMITLDYGALYNGYISDITRTVAVGEPSAQMKEIYDIVLKAQELGVEKIGPGMSGIEADAIARDFIKSKGYGEAFGHSTGHGIGLEVHESPGLSFRSETVLEPGMAVTVEPGIYLPGIGGVRIEDDILITESGNERLTNSTKELRIL
- the efp gene encoding elongation factor P, with protein sequence MISVNDFKTGVTIEVDGGIWRVIEFQHVKPGKGAAFVRSKLRNLRTGSVTEKTFRAGEKVAKAQIDNSKMQYLYANGDMHAFMDMETFDQIELPEKNIEYELKFLQENMEVQVIQFQGEVLGVELPNTVVLEVVETDPGIKGDTASGGSKPAKLSTGLSVQVPFFINEGDHLIVNTTDSSYVSRAQ
- the accB gene encoding acetyl-CoA carboxylase biotin carboxyl carrier protein, which translates into the protein MKIQEIREIIKLVDGSSIEEFSYEFEGVKVKMKKNGSGNARQTGSSSVQAPQALKTVEAPSAPAPTKESEAERLVSQETPEIPVDNDSEYHKILSPMVGTFYESPTPDEAAYVQPGTKVTSDQVVCIVEAMKLFNEIEAEVDGEIAEILVKDGQLVEYGQPLFLVKAN
- the accC gene encoding acetyl-CoA carboxylase biotin carboxylase subunit; this translates as MKKVLIANRGEIAVRIIRACKEMDIETVAVYSEADKEALHVELADEAYCIGPKLSKDSYLNFSNIISVAKLTNCDGIHPGYGFLAENASFAELCEACDIMFIGPTADAISRMGTKDVARETMRKAGVPVVPGSTGIVASEEDGLRIADELGFPVIIKATAGGGGKGIRVAHTREDFIKGLNMTQKEAAAAFGNPGVYIEKFIEDFRHIEIQVLADSHGNAIHLGERDCSIQRRMQKLVEEAPSPALSPELRAEMGDAAVKAALSVDYRGAGTVEFIFDAVNQKFYFMEMNTRIQVEHPVTEMITGIDLIQQQLKVASGETLAYKQEDVTFKGWSIECRINAENPAKNFMPSAGKIDMYLPPGGMGVRIDSAMYSGYTIPPYYDSMVAKLITFADTREEAIAKMKRALDEFVIEGVFTTIPFHLKLMDHEVFKSGDFNTKFLEKYDVLGS
- a CDS encoding Asp23/Gls24 family envelope stress response protein; the encoded protein is MAEKTAPYVRMKSLGAQDLGNIEVAPEVLEIIASIAATDIEGVASMRGNFASGVVERLGKKVHGKGIKTDLSEEGLAIDVYCVINYGVSIPKTALKIQEQVRQTLENMTSLQTQEVNVHITGVNFEPQAAE
- the nusB gene encoding transcription antitermination factor NusB, encoding MKRHEAREKALQTLFQLEGTELTIDEAMDHVMAGENDNFYSLLVQGTHANVAEIDEKLVGHLENWSLERLPKIERTILRMAIFELNYMEDAPSRVIMNEAIELSKTFGDDKSSRFVNGVLSKFTDETAN
- the folD gene encoding bifunctional methylenetetrahydrofolate dehydrogenase/methenyltetrahydrofolate cyclohydrolase FolD, with the protein product MTAKLIDGKAVSQKIKIQVKERVEKLAQQGIIPGLAVVLVGENSASLTYVKNKKKTCEALGMRSDLHQFPDSLTEQELLTKIDELNKDPHIHGILVQLPLPKQIDEFEVISAISPEKDVDGFHPISVGNMMIGKEAFLPCTPRGIMELLAHYGIDPAGKHAVVIGRSNIVGKPIGQLLLQRDATVTYCHSKTKDLANFTVQADILIAAIGRAKFIDHTFIKPGAVIVDVGMNRDNSGKLCGDVDFEDVQETAGFVTPVPGGVGPMTIAMLMGNTLQSAEKGLSKTK